A genomic region of Friedmanniella luteola contains the following coding sequences:
- a CDS encoding adenylosuccinate synthase, whose protein sequence is MPGIVVVGAQWGDEGKGKATDQLGDRVDYCVRYSGGNNAGHTLVVNGERYALHLLPSGILNPKCVPVIGNGVVVDLDVLFEEMDGLAARGVDAEGVLVSANAHLITSYHQVIDKVTERFLGKNKIGTTGRGVGPAYSDKVNRIGIRVQDLLDDSILRQKVEAALEQKNHLLVKVYNRRALDPAQVADHLMSHAARITPHIVDTSKVLNDALDRDEVVLFEGAQAHHLDVDHGTYPYVTSSNPVAAGACVGSGVGPTRINRVIGIAKAYTTRVGEGPMPTELLDADGEKLRQDGAEFGTTTGRPRRCGWFDAVVVQAAARANAFTDIFLTKLDILTGWERIPVCVGYEVNGVRHDTMPMSQSDFHHAVPVYEELDGWDEDISGCRSFDDLPKNTQAYVNRLEELCGARISGIGVGPSREQSILVHDLL, encoded by the coding sequence ATGCCGGGCATCGTTGTGGTGGGAGCCCAGTGGGGCGACGAGGGCAAGGGCAAGGCGACGGACCAGCTGGGTGACCGGGTGGACTACTGCGTCCGGTACTCCGGGGGCAACAACGCCGGCCACACGCTGGTGGTGAACGGGGAGCGCTACGCGCTGCACCTGCTCCCCTCCGGCATCCTCAACCCGAAGTGCGTACCGGTCATCGGGAACGGCGTCGTCGTCGACCTCGACGTGCTGTTCGAGGAGATGGACGGCCTGGCCGCCCGCGGCGTCGACGCCGAGGGCGTCCTGGTGTCGGCCAACGCGCACCTGATCACCAGCTACCACCAGGTGATCGACAAGGTGACCGAGCGCTTCCTGGGCAAGAACAAGATCGGCACCACCGGCCGCGGCGTCGGCCCCGCCTACTCCGACAAGGTCAACCGGATCGGCATCCGGGTGCAGGACCTGCTCGACGACTCCATCCTGCGGCAGAAGGTCGAGGCGGCGCTCGAGCAGAAGAACCACCTGCTCGTGAAGGTCTACAACCGGCGCGCGCTGGACCCGGCCCAGGTCGCGGACCACCTGATGTCCCACGCCGCACGGATCACGCCGCACATCGTCGACACCTCCAAGGTGCTCAACGACGCGCTCGACCGCGACGAGGTCGTGCTGTTCGAGGGCGCCCAGGCGCACCACCTCGACGTCGACCACGGGACCTACCCCTACGTCACGTCCTCCAACCCGGTGGCCGCCGGAGCGTGCGTCGGCTCCGGCGTCGGTCCCACCCGGATCAACCGGGTGATCGGCATCGCCAAGGCCTACACCACCCGGGTGGGGGAGGGCCCGATGCCCACCGAGCTGCTCGACGCGGACGGGGAGAAGCTGCGGCAGGACGGTGCGGAGTTCGGCACCACCACCGGCCGGCCGCGGCGGTGCGGCTGGTTCGACGCCGTCGTCGTCCAGGCGGCCGCGCGGGCGAACGCCTTCACCGACATCTTCTTGACCAAGCTGGACATCCTCACCGGCTGGGAGCGCATCCCCGTCTGCGTCGGCTACGAGGTCAACGGCGTCCGGCACGACACGATGCCGATGTCGCAGTCGGACTTCCACCACGCCGTGCCCGTCTACGAGGAGCTGGACGGCTGGGACGAGGACATCAGCGGCTGCCGCTCCTTCGACGACCTGCCGAAGAACACCCAGGCCTACGTCAACCGGCTCGAGGAGCTGTGCGGTGCCCGGATCTCCGGCATCGGGGTCGGACCCTCGCGCGAGCAGTCCATCCTGGTCCACGATCTGCTGTGA
- a CDS encoding DUF3151 domain-containing protein, producing MTETHRNLLAGSGAGPAPTLLPEDPATADLADRGREHFLATVAAHPDSTLCWALLAEAALTVGTLEADLGAYAYARTGYHRGLDALRRAGWKGAGPVPWEHVPNQGFLRALWALALAAERIGETPEHERCAQFLRDSSEAGFSHLEAASAGLRR from the coding sequence ATGACCGAGACCCACCGCAACCTGCTCGCCGGCTCCGGCGCCGGCCCCGCGCCGACCCTCCTGCCGGAGGACCCGGCCACGGCCGACCTCGCCGACCGGGGCCGCGAGCACTTCCTCGCGACCGTCGCCGCGCACCCCGACTCGACCCTGTGCTGGGCGCTGCTGGCCGAGGCCGCGCTGACGGTCGGCACGCTCGAGGCCGACCTGGGGGCCTACGCCTACGCCCGCACCGGCTACCACCGCGGCCTCGACGCGCTCCGCCGGGCCGGCTGGAAGGGCGCGGGTCCGGTGCCCTGGGAGCACGTGCCCAACCAGGGCTTCCTGCGGGCGCTCTGGGCGCTGGCGCTGGCCGCCGAGCGGATCGGCGAGACCCCCGAGCACGAGCGGTGCGCCCAGTTCCTGCGGGACTCCTCCGAGGCCGGGTTCAGCCACCTCGAGGCCGCGTCGGCCGGCCTGCGCCGCTGA
- a CDS encoding magnesium transporter CorA family protein, which translates to MSSTTALSGPVPLSRVWAKGTVVAEDLTGEDLSDVLQLHTDASAWWVLPRDPDYGAAELRDVAHALDLDDLAVRDLLATDRRAKFEALGTARLVVTNLVTHDPVACALTVHPISIIATDRVLICLVGDVDGFQPARLLLQKAELLAEGGVEVGLQLLITAVINTYESAVQWLEDAADALSEVLFEERPLDRSEQLDAFRLRSALSQLRRVTEPMRAVMTDLLDNPPPAPKGTKGAKSTRVVRRWGMIAEQHTRVAAAADALREVMASVFDTSLALADVRMNTIMKKLTAWAGIIAVPTLITGFAGMNVAFPLDGTVAGFWVVLALMVVAAVVLYAGFRRRDWI; encoded by the coding sequence GTGAGCAGTACCACCGCCCTCTCCGGTCCGGTCCCCCTCAGCCGGGTGTGGGCCAAGGGCACCGTCGTCGCCGAGGACCTCACCGGCGAGGACCTCAGCGACGTGCTGCAGCTGCACACCGACGCCTCCGCCTGGTGGGTGCTGCCGCGCGACCCGGACTACGGCGCGGCCGAGCTGCGCGACGTCGCGCACGCCCTCGACCTGGACGACCTGGCCGTCCGCGACCTGCTGGCCACCGACCGGCGCGCCAAGTTCGAGGCGCTCGGCACGGCCCGGCTCGTGGTCACCAACCTGGTCACCCACGACCCGGTCGCCTGCGCCCTCACCGTGCACCCGATCTCGATCATCGCCACCGACCGGGTGCTGATCTGCCTGGTGGGCGACGTCGACGGCTTCCAGCCGGCCAGACTCCTGCTGCAGAAGGCGGAACTGCTCGCCGAGGGGGGCGTGGAGGTCGGCCTGCAGCTGTTGATCACCGCGGTGATCAACACCTACGAGAGCGCCGTGCAGTGGCTGGAGGACGCCGCCGACGCCCTCTCCGAGGTGCTCTTCGAGGAGCGCCCGCTGGACCGTTCCGAGCAGCTCGACGCGTTCCGGCTGCGTTCGGCGCTCAGCCAGCTGCGCCGGGTGACCGAGCCGATGCGCGCGGTGATGACGGACCTGCTCGACAACCCGCCGCCGGCGCCCAAGGGGACCAAGGGCGCCAAGAGCACCCGGGTCGTCCGCCGTTGGGGCATGATCGCCGAGCAGCACACGCGGGTCGCGGCCGCCGCGGACGCCCTGCGCGAGGTGATGGCGTCGGTCTTCGACACCAGCCTCGCCCTGGCCGACGTGCGGATGAACACGATCATGAAGAAGCTGACCGCCTGGGCGGGGATCATCGCCGTGCCGACCTTGATCACCGGGTTCGCGGGGATGAACGTCGCCTTCCCGCTCGACGGCACGGTGGCGGGGTTCTGGGTGGTGCTGGCGCTCATGGTGGTCGCCGCCGTCGTGCTCTACGCGGGCTTCCGCCGGCGCGACTGGATCTAG
- the fbaA gene encoding class II fructose-bisphosphate aldolase codes for MPIATPEVYAEMIDAAKKGSFAYPAINVSSSQTLNACLQGFAEAGSDGIIQVSTGGAEYASGPTIKNQVTGAVALAAYAHEVAKNYPVNIALHTDHCPKDKLDGYVRPLIAISQERVDRGENPLFQSHMWDGSAVPVEENLSIAHELLEKAAKARIILEIEVGVVGGEEDGVSHEINDKLYTTVEDGMRTIEVLGTGEHGRYITALTFGNVHGVYKPGSVKLRPEVLKDIQEQVGAKIGKANPFDLVFHGGSGSTLEEIRAAVDYGVIKMNIDTDTQYAFTRPAAAHMFLNYDGVLKVDGEVGNKKAYDPRAWGKAAEAGMAQRVITACEDLRSTGTSLSSQA; via the coding sequence ATGCCCATCGCCACTCCTGAGGTCTACGCCGAGATGATCGACGCGGCCAAGAAGGGCTCCTTCGCCTACCCGGCCATCAACGTCAGCTCGTCGCAGACCCTCAACGCGTGCCTGCAGGGCTTCGCGGAGGCCGGCTCCGACGGCATCATCCAGGTCTCGACCGGTGGCGCGGAGTACGCGTCCGGCCCGACGATCAAGAACCAGGTCACCGGCGCCGTCGCCCTCGCCGCCTACGCCCACGAGGTGGCCAAGAACTACCCGGTCAACATCGCGCTGCACACCGACCACTGCCCCAAGGACAAGCTGGACGGCTACGTCCGCCCGCTGATCGCCATCTCCCAGGAGCGCGTCGACCGCGGCGAGAACCCGCTCTTCCAGTCCCACATGTGGGACGGCTCGGCCGTGCCGGTCGAGGAGAACCTCTCCATCGCCCACGAGCTGCTGGAGAAGGCCGCCAAGGCCCGCATCATCCTCGAGATCGAGGTGGGCGTCGTCGGCGGCGAGGAGGACGGCGTCAGCCACGAGATCAACGACAAGCTGTACACGACCGTCGAGGACGGCATGCGGACGATCGAGGTGCTCGGCACCGGCGAGCACGGCCGCTACATCACCGCGCTGACCTTCGGCAACGTGCACGGCGTCTACAAGCCGGGCTCGGTGAAGCTGCGCCCGGAGGTCCTCAAGGACATCCAGGAGCAGGTCGGCGCCAAGATCGGCAAGGCGAACCCCTTCGACCTCGTCTTCCACGGCGGCTCCGGCTCCACGCTGGAGGAGATCCGGGCGGCGGTGGACTACGGCGTGATCAAGATGAACATCGACACCGACACGCAGTACGCGTTCACCCGGCCCGCCGCGGCCCACATGTTCCTCAACTACGACGGCGTCCTCAAGGTCGACGGCGAGGTGGGCAACAAGAAGGCCTACGACCCGCGCGCCTGGGGCAAGGCCGCCGAGGCCGGGATGGCGCAGCGCGTCATCACCGCCTGCGAGGACCTGCGCAGCACCGGCACCTCGCTGAGCTCCCAGGCCTGA
- a CDS encoding GntR family transcriptional regulator, which yields MQHEFGRGEVGPYRLERPLVAATTKRAQVRGILEQLIDTELNPGDAIPSERALVVRLGVSRVTVRQAIADLVDTGALERVHGKGTYVTGPQVDSRLHLTSFSREMRDRGLLPATVVLAASEEAADDEVAYALRIRPGRPVVRVERLRTADGTPMAYEVGHYPSALFPGLLQRELGSLYDVFASEYGVVVTSGEQTVRAEAADASQARILGIAKRAPLLVQERVTYAGDRVIELSTSWYRADRYRIHMAITPRGAREN from the coding sequence TTGCAGCACGAGTTCGGGCGCGGCGAGGTCGGGCCCTACCGGCTCGAACGGCCCCTCGTCGCCGCCACCACCAAGCGCGCCCAGGTCCGCGGCATCCTCGAGCAGCTGATCGACACCGAGCTCAACCCGGGCGACGCCATCCCCTCCGAGCGCGCGCTGGTCGTGCGGCTGGGGGTCAGCCGGGTCACCGTCCGGCAGGCGATCGCCGACCTCGTCGACACCGGCGCGCTGGAGCGGGTGCACGGCAAGGGCACCTACGTCACGGGCCCCCAGGTGGACTCGCGGCTGCACCTGACCTCGTTCTCGCGGGAGATGCGCGACCGGGGGCTGCTGCCGGCCACCGTCGTGCTCGCCGCCAGCGAGGAGGCCGCCGACGACGAGGTGGCCTACGCGCTGCGGATCCGGCCGGGCCGGCCCGTCGTCCGGGTCGAGCGGCTGCGCACCGCCGACGGCACCCCGATGGCCTACGAGGTCGGCCACTACCCGTCGGCCCTGTTCCCGGGCCTGCTGCAGCGCGAGCTCGGTTCGCTCTACGACGTCTTCGCCAGCGAGTACGGGGTCGTGGTGACCAGCGGCGAGCAGACCGTCCGCGCCGAGGCCGCGGACGCCTCGCAGGCGCGCATCCTCGGCATCGCCAAGCGGGCCCCCCTGCTGGTGCAGGAGCGCGTCACCTACGCCGGCGACCGGGTGATCGAGCTCTCCACCTCCTGGTACCGCGCCGACCGCTACCGCATCCACATGGCCATCACCCCGCGCGGGGCCCGGGAGAACTGA
- a CDS encoding SIS domain-containing protein, producing MPIDPGTEAADGAPSPTGGAGSQMAREIAEQPEALARTLAELLPLRPEIAALARTKRRLLLVARGSSDNAAIYARYLAEVHAGVAGALAAPSVATLYAAQLDLSDTLTVCVSQSGSTQEIVETLEWAKRCGAATLAVTNVAGSPLAAGADIALITQAGPELAVPATKTYTTQVAALAVAVDALAPRRGSLDAAFDAVPAAAAAMLEPGPALDAMVETLAGTQEVLASGRGLAFGTTLEVALKLEETCLRPVRGLSYADLKHGPIAVVDQHLVTVLVAGPSGPTLPGLVDLAATVRAAGSPVLGLGGDEAFRAACDLAVAGPDLPELLAPLALPIPAQLLTERLARRLGLDPDAPRGLRKVTQTD from the coding sequence GTGCCGATCGACCCCGGGACCGAGGCCGCGGACGGCGCCCCCTCCCCCACCGGCGGGGCGGGCAGCCAGATGGCCCGCGAGATCGCCGAGCAGCCGGAGGCGCTCGCGCGGACGCTGGCCGAGCTGCTGCCGCTGCGACCGGAGATCGCCGCGCTGGCCCGGACGAAGCGCCGGCTGCTGCTGGTGGCCCGCGGCTCCAGCGACAACGCCGCCATCTACGCGCGCTACCTCGCCGAGGTGCACGCCGGGGTGGCCGGGGCCCTGGCCGCGCCGTCGGTGGCCACCCTGTACGCGGCCCAGCTGGACCTCTCGGACACCCTCACCGTCTGCGTGAGCCAGTCGGGCTCCACCCAGGAGATCGTCGAGACGCTGGAGTGGGCGAAGCGCTGCGGCGCCGCGACCCTGGCCGTCACGAACGTCGCCGGGTCGCCGCTGGCCGCCGGGGCCGACATCGCCCTCATCACCCAGGCCGGGCCCGAGCTGGCGGTGCCGGCCACGAAGACCTACACGACGCAGGTCGCCGCCCTCGCGGTGGCCGTCGACGCCCTGGCCCCCCGGCGTGGCTCGCTGGACGCCGCCTTCGACGCCGTCCCGGCCGCGGCCGCGGCGATGCTGGAGCCCGGGCCGGCCCTCGACGCCATGGTGGAGACCCTCGCGGGCACCCAGGAGGTGCTGGCCAGCGGTCGCGGCCTCGCCTTCGGGACCACCTTGGAGGTGGCGTTGAAGCTGGAGGAGACCTGCCTGCGGCCGGTCCGCGGGCTGTCGTACGCCGACCTCAAGCACGGCCCGATCGCCGTCGTCGACCAGCACCTGGTGACCGTGCTGGTCGCCGGGCCCAGCGGCCCGACGCTGCCGGGACTGGTGGACCTGGCCGCGACGGTGCGCGCGGCCGGCAGCCCGGTCCTGGGCCTCGGCGGGGACGAGGCCTTCCGCGCCGCCTGCGACCTCGCCGTCGCCGGACCGGACCTGCCGGAGCTGCTGGCGCCGCTGGCCCTGCCGATCCCGGCCCAGCTGCTCACCGAGCGGCTGGCCCGCCGGCTGGGGCTGGACCCGGACGCCCCGCGCGGGCTGCGCAAGGTCACCCAGACCGACTGA
- a CDS encoding Clp protease N-terminal domain-containing protein, translating to MFERFTTAARAAVIGAQAHARQAGHAEIGAADLLAGVLDDADGIPARVLADLGVVPGEGVAATEEVFDADDAAALGALGVDLDAVRRRAEQTFGPGALDRRRRQRPGLFGRRGGAGHIPFNREAKSSLELSLREALAEGHRHLGTEHVFLGLLATEEGTALRVLRRLGVTEDRAALRRRVLARLADAA from the coding sequence ATGTTCGAACGCTTCACCACCGCCGCCCGCGCCGCCGTGATCGGCGCCCAGGCCCACGCCCGGCAGGCCGGGCACGCCGAGATCGGGGCCGCCGACCTGCTGGCCGGGGTGCTGGACGACGCCGACGGCATCCCCGCCCGCGTGCTGGCCGACCTCGGCGTGGTGCCCGGGGAGGGCGTCGCCGCGACGGAGGAGGTCTTCGACGCCGACGACGCCGCCGCCCTCGGCGCCCTGGGCGTCGACCTGGACGCCGTCCGTCGTCGGGCCGAGCAGACCTTCGGTCCCGGTGCGCTGGACCGGCGCCGCCGGCAGCGCCCCGGCCTGTTCGGCCGCCGCGGGGGCGCCGGGCACATCCCGTTCAACCGCGAGGCCAAGAGCTCCCTCGAGCTGTCGCTGCGGGAGGCCCTCGCCGAGGGTCACCGCCACCTCGGCACCGAGCACGTCTTCCTGGGCCTGCTCGCGACCGAGGAGGGGACCGCGCTGCGGGTGCTCCGCCGGCTCGGCGTCACCGAGGACCGCGCGGCCCTCAGGCGGCGCGTGCTGGCCCGGCTGGCCGACGCGGCCTGA
- a CDS encoding helix-turn-helix domain-containing protein, protein MASASDTVDGTTSPDPAVGLRAVAALRRLVEQLEDLQVASARTAGWSWADIAAALGVSKQAVHKKHAPHT, encoded by the coding sequence ATGGCTTCCGCTTCCGACACCGTCGACGGCACCACCAGCCCCGACCCCGCCGTCGGCCTCCGCGCCGTCGCCGCCCTCCGCCGCCTCGTCGAGCAGCTCGAGGACCTCCAGGTGGCCAGCGCGCGCACCGCCGGGTGGTCCTGGGCCGACATCGCCGCCGCGCTCGGGGTGTCGAAGCAGGCCGTGCACAAGAAGCACGCCCCGCACACCTGA
- a CDS encoding TrmH family RNA methyltransferase, whose translation MNEDEVAATAGPGVGPHPQPWPDDPRLDPELLAAGDHRNVVDRYRYWRLDAVVADLDGRRHPLRVAIQNWEHDFNIGSMVRTANAFNVAGVHIVGRRRWNRRGAMVTDRYLHVEHHPDVADLVGWLDAHGYTAVGVDNLPGAVPLEQTELPERACLVFGSEGPGLTPEMVAACDSLVGISQYGSTRSINAGAAAAIAMYTWALRWADQG comes from the coding sequence CTGAACGAGGACGAGGTGGCGGCGACCGCCGGCCCCGGCGTCGGGCCGCACCCCCAGCCCTGGCCGGACGACCCGCGGCTGGACCCCGAGCTGCTCGCCGCCGGTGACCACCGCAACGTCGTGGACCGCTACCGCTACTGGCGGCTCGACGCCGTCGTCGCCGACCTCGACGGGCGACGGCACCCCTTGCGGGTCGCCATCCAGAACTGGGAGCACGACTTCAACATCGGCTCGATGGTCCGCACGGCCAACGCCTTCAACGTGGCCGGCGTGCACATCGTCGGCCGACGCCGCTGGAACCGCCGCGGCGCGATGGTCACCGACCGCTACCTGCACGTCGAGCACCACCCCGACGTCGCCGACCTCGTCGGCTGGCTGGACGCGCACGGCTACACCGCCGTCGGCGTCGACAACCTGCCCGGCGCGGTGCCGCTGGAGCAGACCGAGCTCCCGGAGCGGGCCTGCCTCGTCTTCGGCTCGGAGGGTCCGGGGCTGACGCCGGAGATGGTCGCGGCCTGCGACTCCCTGGTGGGGATCAGCCAGTACGGCTCGACGCGCTCGATCAACGCCGGCGCGGCCGCCGCCATCGCCATGTACACGTGGGCCCTGCGCTGGGCCGACCAGGGCTGA
- a CDS encoding DedA family protein — protein MLLPSWFDPEVIIDTLGPYALWGVAFIIFAECGLFAILPGDSLLFTVGLLTARGTIDHSIVFVCAVLTVAAVMGNVVGYGLGRLVGPPLFRERTGLMGQIFKPSYVEKTRVFLDRYGSRALILARFVPIVRTFVTLVAGVSRMSFRHFITYTAIGGVLWAVGVTMLGYYLGNIGFIKNNIDAVLILIVAVSLIPMAIEFLLARRRNRIAKATAA, from the coding sequence ATGCTGCTCCCCTCCTGGTTCGACCCCGAGGTCATCATCGACACCCTGGGGCCCTACGCGCTGTGGGGCGTGGCCTTCATCATCTTCGCCGAGTGCGGGCTGTTCGCCATCCTGCCCGGGGACTCGCTGCTCTTCACCGTCGGGCTGCTGACCGCGCGCGGCACGATCGACCACTCGATCGTGTTCGTCTGCGCCGTCCTCACGGTGGCGGCCGTGATGGGCAACGTCGTCGGCTACGGGCTGGGACGGCTGGTGGGCCCGCCGCTCTTCCGGGAGCGCACCGGCCTGATGGGGCAGATCTTCAAGCCGTCCTACGTGGAGAAGACGCGCGTCTTCCTGGACCGCTACGGCAGCCGCGCGCTGATCCTCGCGCGCTTCGTGCCCATCGTGCGCACCTTCGTGACGCTGGTCGCCGGGGTGAGCCGGATGAGCTTCCGGCACTTCATCACCTACACCGCCATCGGCGGGGTGCTGTGGGCCGTCGGCGTCACCATGCTCGGCTACTACCTGGGCAACATCGGCTTCATCAAGAACAACATCGACGCGGTGCTCATCCTGATCGTCGCCGTGTCCCTGATCCCCATGGCGATCGAGTTCCTGCTCGCCCGCCGCCGGAACCGGATCGCGAAGGCCACGGCGGCCTGA
- a CDS encoding aldo/keto reductase translates to MPAEMTYRQLGHSGLTVSTVGIGCNNFGARMADEDVPAVVHAAIDAGITLFDTADVYGNRGGSETLLGQALQGRREEVVLATKFGADMGGANGPDWGVRGSRRYIRLAVENSLRRLGTDWIDLYQMHTPDPRTPVEETLAALSELVAEGKVRYIGSSNFAGWQVVDADWTAHTGNLEAFVSAQNEYSWLSRGIETELVPALQHTGQSLLPYFPLASGLLTGKYRRGQDAPAGTRLAGLPDRLAAADFDLIEALGQFADQRGVTLLQVALGGLAAMPTVGSVIAGATSVEQVLGNVEAGLWEPSEDDLDELRDLTV, encoded by the coding sequence ATGCCCGCAGAGATGACCTACCGCCAGCTCGGCCACTCCGGTCTGACGGTCTCCACCGTCGGGATCGGCTGCAACAACTTCGGCGCCCGGATGGCCGACGAGGACGTGCCCGCCGTGGTGCACGCGGCCATCGACGCCGGGATCACGCTGTTCGACACCGCCGACGTCTACGGCAACCGCGGGGGCTCGGAGACGCTGCTCGGGCAGGCCCTGCAGGGCCGCCGCGAGGAGGTGGTGCTGGCGACCAAGTTCGGCGCCGACATGGGCGGCGCCAACGGACCCGACTGGGGCGTCCGGGGCTCGCGCCGCTACATCCGGCTGGCCGTCGAGAACAGCCTGCGCCGCCTGGGCACCGACTGGATCGACCTCTACCAGATGCACACGCCGGACCCCCGGACCCCGGTCGAGGAGACGCTGGCCGCGCTCAGCGAGCTGGTCGCGGAGGGCAAGGTCCGCTACATCGGCTCGTCGAACTTCGCCGGCTGGCAGGTCGTCGACGCGGACTGGACCGCGCACACCGGCAACCTCGAGGCCTTCGTGTCCGCCCAGAACGAGTACTCGTGGCTGAGCCGGGGGATCGAGACCGAGCTGGTGCCGGCCCTGCAGCACACCGGCCAGAGCCTGCTGCCCTACTTCCCGCTGGCCTCCGGGCTGCTCACGGGCAAGTACCGCCGCGGCCAGGACGCGCCGGCCGGGACGCGGCTCGCCGGTCTGCCGGACCGGCTCGCCGCTGCCGACTTCGACCTCATCGAGGCCCTCGGGCAGTTCGCCGACCAGCGCGGCGTCACCCTGCTGCAGGTCGCCCTGGGCGGCCTGGCGGCGATGCCGACGGTGGGCTCGGTGATCGCCGGCGCCACCTCCGTCGAGCAGGTGCTGGGCAACGTGGAGGCCGGCCTCTGGGAGCCGTCCGAGGACGACCTGGACGAGCTGCGGGACCTCACGGTCTAG
- a CDS encoding LemA family protein, with translation MGTAITVIIVIVVIVVIIALIAMGSYNGFVKSRNLIQESWRQIDVELNRRYELIPNLVETVRAYAAHERNTLEDVTRLRGQAQSIAQADGSLPSQQRSDAEQALSGAVRNLIVSVEAYPDLKSNQNFLELQRQLAETEDRIAAGRRFYNANVRVYNTKVESVPSNVIAGMFKFEKATYFEVDDPSVRQAPGVSFGEIAYRGDEPGQAQGQLPPQQSAPPVSFDRDDALPEPQQQYSQPPASYQQPPQGGYTPPQTGGYTPPQPGGQQQP, from the coding sequence ATGGGCACCGCCATCACCGTCATCATCGTCATCGTGGTGATCGTCGTCATCATCGCCCTGATCGCCATGGGGTCCTACAACGGCTTCGTGAAGTCGCGGAACCTCATCCAGGAGTCCTGGCGGCAGATCGACGTCGAGCTGAACCGCCGCTACGAGCTGATCCCCAACCTCGTCGAGACCGTCCGCGCCTACGCCGCGCACGAGCGCAACACCCTCGAGGACGTCACCCGCCTGCGCGGCCAGGCCCAGTCCATCGCGCAGGCCGACGGCTCGCTGCCCAGCCAGCAGCGCTCCGACGCCGAGCAGGCCCTGTCCGGCGCCGTCCGCAACCTGATCGTCAGCGTCGAGGCGTACCCCGACCTGAAGAGCAACCAGAACTTCCTCGAGCTGCAGCGCCAGCTGGCCGAGACCGAGGACCGGATCGCCGCCGGCCGCCGCTTCTACAACGCGAACGTGCGGGTCTACAACACCAAGGTCGAGTCGGTGCCGTCCAACGTCATCGCCGGGATGTTCAAGTTCGAGAAGGCCACCTACTTCGAGGTCGACGACCCGTCGGTCCGGCAGGCGCCCGGCGTCAGCTTCGGTGAGATCGCCTACCGCGGCGACGAGCCCGGCCAGGCGCAGGGCCAGCTGCCCCCGCAGCAGTCGGCGCCGCCGGTCTCCTTCGACCGCGACGACGCGCTGCCCGAGCCGCAGCAGCAGTACAGCCAGCCGCCGGCCTCCTACCAGCAGCCGCCGCAGGGCGGCTACACCCCGCCGCAGACCGGCGGCTACACCCCGCCGCAGCCGGGCGGCCAGCAGCAGCCGTAG
- the pyrE gene encoding orotate phosphoribosyltransferase, whose product MPENPLATDRARLVEQVRELAVVHGEVTLASGRTADYYVDMRRVTLDGTTAPLIGRVMLDLVADWDFEAVGGLTLGADPVAVAMLHATAATGGVLDAFVVRKQGKAHGLQRRIEGSPVEGRRVLAVEDTSTTGGSVLTAVEALREAGADVVGVAVVVDRDTGAREAIEAVGLPYRAALSAADLGLA is encoded by the coding sequence ATGCCGGAGAACCCCCTCGCCACCGACCGTGCCCGCCTCGTCGAGCAGGTCCGGGAGCTGGCCGTCGTGCACGGTGAGGTCACCCTGGCCTCCGGCCGCACCGCCGACTACTACGTCGACATGCGCCGCGTCACCCTCGACGGGACGACGGCGCCGCTGATCGGCCGCGTGATGCTCGACCTCGTCGCCGACTGGGACTTCGAGGCCGTCGGCGGGCTGACCCTGGGCGCCGACCCGGTGGCCGTCGCCATGCTGCACGCCACCGCGGCGACCGGCGGGGTGCTCGACGCCTTCGTCGTCCGCAAGCAGGGCAAGGCGCACGGCCTGCAGCGCCGGATCGAGGGCTCCCCGGTCGAGGGTCGGCGGGTGCTCGCCGTCGAGGACACCAGCACCACCGGCGGCTCCGTGCTCACCGCGGTCGAGGCGCTCCGCGAGGCGGGTGCGGACGTCGTCGGCGTCGCCGTCGTCGTCGACCGGGACACCGGCGCCCGCGAGGCGATCGAGGCCGTCGGCCTGCCGTACCGCGCCGCGCTCTCGGCCGCCGACCTCGGTCTGGCCTGA